The following coding sequences are from one Paenarthrobacter ureafaciens window:
- a CDS encoding DsbA family oxidoreductase, protein MKIEIWSDVACPWCYIGKRRFESALAQFPHRDSVEVEWRSYQLDPSVPEHYDGTELDYLSKRKGMAPEQVKQMFAHVTQTAKDEGLDYHFDSVVVANSFTAHRLIHLAATHGKQDLAKERLLSDHFEHGKDIGSQEYLTGLGEALDLPADEVAELFTTDKFSEQVTMDINEARAIGVTGVPFFVIDRKYGISGAQPAELFSQALNQAWQEANPLIPVGSSDAEACGPDGCAVN, encoded by the coding sequence ATGAAGATTGAGATCTGGTCCGACGTCGCCTGCCCGTGGTGCTACATCGGCAAGCGCCGTTTTGAAAGTGCCCTTGCACAGTTCCCGCATCGCGATTCGGTGGAGGTGGAATGGCGGAGCTACCAACTGGATCCTTCCGTCCCCGAACACTACGACGGTACCGAGCTGGACTACCTGAGCAAGCGCAAGGGCATGGCTCCGGAGCAGGTCAAGCAGATGTTCGCCCACGTCACGCAGACTGCGAAGGACGAAGGGCTGGATTACCACTTTGACAGCGTTGTGGTGGCCAACAGCTTCACGGCCCACCGGCTCATCCATTTGGCAGCCACCCACGGCAAGCAGGACCTGGCGAAGGAGCGCCTGCTCAGCGACCACTTTGAGCACGGCAAGGACATCGGAAGCCAGGAGTACCTGACCGGGCTCGGTGAGGCGCTGGATCTTCCGGCCGATGAGGTGGCTGAACTCTTCACCACGGACAAGTTCAGCGAACAGGTCACCATGGACATCAACGAGGCCCGCGCCATCGGCGTCACCGGCGTCCCGTTCTTCGTCATCGACCGCAAGTACGGCATCTCCGGCGCCCAGCCGGCCGAGCTCTTCTCCCAAGCCCTCAACCAGGCGTGGCAGGAAGCCAACCCGCTGATCCCGGTGGGATCCTCCGACGCCGAGGCCTGCGGCCCGGACGGCTGCGCCGTCAACTGA
- a CDS encoding glycosyltransferase family 4 protein: MRIGLIVGPWFTVPPEKYGGTERVVDALARALSDAGHDVLLAASSDSTCPVPQLDGLGPSRPGELGETLSELEHIIKAYAGMGEVDIIHDHTLGGPLYGHRPPGVPVVTTIHGPLNEQSAVLYRAMASDTAVIAISHCQRSRVPDVPMSAVIHHGLDLSTVSVGSGSGGYACFVGRMCPDKGLMEAVGIAREAGIPLRIAAKMHAKDEQRFYQEVVKPALGPQEEFLGELADPEKYQLMGDAAVLINPIQWHEPFGLVMIEALATGTPVIATPMGAAPEIIQHGKTGFLGDVHQLAGFVDAATKLSRAECRRAVEGYFSAGRMAAEHLELYARVIEQFKGKGVTGGPYVKENQRQAF; this comes from the coding sequence ATGCGCATTGGACTTATTGTTGGACCCTGGTTCACCGTCCCGCCGGAGAAATACGGCGGAACCGAGCGCGTCGTGGATGCCCTTGCGCGGGCGCTCAGCGACGCCGGGCACGACGTTCTCCTCGCGGCGTCGTCGGACAGTACCTGTCCGGTACCCCAACTGGACGGGCTGGGTCCCAGCCGTCCGGGCGAACTCGGGGAGACGCTGAGCGAACTGGAACACATCATCAAGGCCTATGCGGGCATGGGCGAGGTGGATATCATCCATGACCACACCCTGGGCGGGCCCCTGTACGGGCACAGGCCCCCGGGCGTTCCGGTGGTTACCACCATCCACGGACCGCTGAATGAGCAATCGGCGGTGCTGTACCGGGCCATGGCATCAGACACGGCGGTGATCGCCATTTCCCACTGCCAGCGGTCCCGGGTGCCCGATGTTCCGATGTCGGCCGTGATCCATCACGGATTGGATCTCTCCACGGTGTCCGTCGGCAGCGGCAGCGGAGGCTACGCTTGCTTCGTTGGCCGCATGTGCCCGGACAAAGGGCTCATGGAGGCGGTGGGGATCGCCCGGGAAGCCGGGATACCCCTGCGGATCGCCGCCAAGATGCACGCCAAGGACGAACAGCGTTTCTACCAGGAAGTGGTGAAGCCTGCGCTGGGCCCACAGGAGGAGTTCCTGGGTGAGCTGGCTGATCCGGAGAAGTACCAGCTGATGGGTGACGCCGCCGTCCTCATCAATCCGATTCAATGGCACGAACCGTTCGGGCTGGTGATGATCGAGGCATTGGCCACCGGAACCCCGGTCATTGCTACGCCCATGGGTGCAGCCCCGGAGATCATCCAGCACGGCAAGACCGGATTCCTGGGCGACGTCCACCAGCTGGCCGGTTTCGTGGACGCCGCAACGAAGCTTAGCCGCGCCGAATGCCGGAGAGCCGTTGAGGGGTACTTCAGTGCAGGCCGGATGGCAGCGGAACATCTGGAGCTCTACGCGCGGGTGATCGAACAATTCAAGGGCAAGGGGGTTACGGGCGGGCCTTACGTGAAAGAGAATCAAAGGCAGGCCTTTTAA
- a CDS encoding LacI family DNA-binding transcriptional regulator: protein MRATVKDVARRAGVSPKTVSNVMNGVVPVSAPTRLKVEQAMQELDYVPNLSARGLRNGRSGVIGLALPDLATPFSAELAHHVVEVAHEQGWSVQIEETGSDPQREQDLMTRARSNLIDGLILNPVVLQESAVKVGVSLPPVVLLGEVTQHIADRVFVDSMAAARDMTLALAKPGRRRIAVLGVNAARPSSTAIHRAAGYESALEALGIAPDDELLIRCEKWTSESAAAALDSWLDSHPVPEALFCFTDSMALGALNVLWKRGIRVPDDIAVAGFDDVADGRFAVPPLTTVSFDRRHVASEALRLLTDRMTDRDSSQRVVQVDYSIVERGSTAPRGKEGH, encoded by the coding sequence TTGCGGGCAACGGTCAAGGATGTAGCGCGCCGCGCGGGAGTGTCTCCCAAGACCGTTTCGAATGTGATGAACGGCGTGGTGCCCGTCAGTGCGCCCACGCGCCTCAAGGTCGAGCAGGCCATGCAGGAGCTCGACTACGTTCCCAACCTCTCTGCGCGGGGACTGCGCAACGGCCGCTCGGGCGTCATTGGCCTGGCACTGCCGGATCTGGCCACGCCCTTTTCCGCCGAGCTTGCCCACCATGTGGTGGAAGTTGCCCACGAACAAGGGTGGAGCGTGCAGATCGAGGAGACGGGATCGGATCCGCAGCGGGAACAGGACCTGATGACCCGTGCACGGTCCAACCTGATCGACGGCCTCATCCTCAACCCCGTGGTCCTGCAGGAAAGCGCCGTCAAGGTTGGTGTTTCCCTTCCTCCGGTGGTGCTGCTCGGCGAAGTCACCCAGCACATAGCCGATCGCGTGTTTGTGGACAGCATGGCTGCGGCGCGGGACATGACGCTCGCGCTGGCAAAACCGGGACGCCGGAGGATTGCCGTCCTGGGCGTCAATGCGGCCCGGCCGTCGTCAACTGCCATCCACCGCGCGGCCGGCTACGAGTCGGCCCTGGAGGCCTTGGGCATAGCGCCGGACGATGAACTGCTGATCCGCTGCGAAAAATGGACGTCCGAGTCCGCGGCGGCAGCGCTTGATTCCTGGCTTGATTCGCACCCCGTGCCGGAGGCTTTGTTCTGCTTTACGGACTCCATGGCGCTGGGGGCGCTCAACGTCCTCTGGAAGCGGGGCATCCGGGTTCCCGATGACATTGCAGTAGCAGGATTCGACGACGTTGCGGACGGGCGCTTCGCTGTCCCGCCCCTCACTACCGTTTCCTTCGACCGGCGCCATGTGGCCTCCGAGGCACTACGCCTGCTGACTGATCGAATGACGGACCGCGACTCCTCCCAGCGCGTGGTGCAGGTGGATTACTCCATCGTGGAGCGCGGCAGCACTGCCCCGCGGGGCAAGGAAGGGCACTAA
- a CDS encoding type II toxin-antitoxin system VapB family antitoxin, protein MIFKAVGEGRPYPDHGYSAPRDWAALPPRPVRLDELVTTKRTLDLEALLAEDSTFFGDLFPHVVQYQGVMYLEDGLHRAVRTALHQRTAIHARVLVIDG, encoded by the coding sequence GTGATCTTCAAAGCTGTGGGCGAGGGACGCCCGTACCCTGACCATGGATACTCCGCGCCGCGGGATTGGGCTGCCCTGCCTCCCCGCCCGGTCCGGCTTGACGAGCTCGTCACCACCAAGCGCACCCTGGACCTGGAAGCGTTGCTGGCTGAGGATTCAACATTTTTCGGAGACCTTTTCCCCCACGTGGTCCAGTACCAAGGGGTCATGTACCTGGAAGACGGACTCCACCGGGCGGTCCGGACGGCACTGCATCAAAGGACGGCGATCCATGCCAGGGTGTTGGTGATCGATGGCTAG
- a CDS encoding carbohydrate ABC transporter permease produces MSSSTLSRQASQPGTTQSRNANAGLSLRSKRDALSGWTFSAPFLVFFLVFLVWPIIYGFYMSLTGKSLTGANDSLIGFANYSEAFADAGMWRSLGNTLYFTVISTVPLVLVALLMAALLNMNLPAQWLFRLSYFAPFLLASTVVSLFFTWMYNPQLGLINDFLAKIGLPKVAWLNDPNVAMWAIVIATLWWTVGFNFLLYLAAMQNIPAQHYEAASLDGAGGWRQFFSITLPQLTPTTVMIVLLQILASLKIFDQIYQMTAGGPGGSTRPVVQYIFETGFTGYRLGYSAAISYIFFGLIVVVSVMQFVITRRRSA; encoded by the coding sequence ATGAGTTCCTCTACCTTGTCCCGGCAGGCCAGCCAGCCCGGGACCACCCAGAGCCGGAACGCCAACGCCGGCCTGTCACTTCGCAGCAAGCGGGACGCCCTGAGCGGGTGGACCTTCTCCGCACCGTTCCTGGTGTTTTTCCTTGTCTTCCTTGTATGGCCCATCATCTACGGCTTCTACATGAGCCTCACGGGCAAATCCCTCACGGGGGCCAATGATTCCCTGATCGGCTTTGCCAACTACTCCGAGGCCTTTGCCGACGCCGGAATGTGGCGATCGTTGGGCAACACCCTGTACTTCACCGTGATCAGTACGGTGCCGCTGGTACTGGTTGCGCTGCTGATGGCGGCCCTGCTCAACATGAACCTGCCCGCACAATGGCTGTTCAGGTTGTCCTACTTTGCTCCATTCCTTCTGGCATCCACCGTGGTGTCCTTGTTCTTCACCTGGATGTACAACCCGCAACTTGGCCTGATCAACGATTTCCTCGCCAAGATCGGCCTTCCCAAAGTCGCCTGGCTGAACGATCCGAACGTGGCCATGTGGGCCATTGTGATAGCCACGCTGTGGTGGACCGTCGGCTTCAACTTCCTGCTGTACCTGGCGGCCATGCAAAACATACCGGCACAGCACTACGAGGCCGCGTCCCTGGACGGGGCGGGAGGATGGCGCCAGTTCTTCTCCATCACCCTGCCGCAGCTCACACCCACCACGGTGATGATTGTCCTGTTGCAGATCCTCGCGTCGCTCAAGATCTTCGACCAGATCTACCAGATGACGGCCGGCGGTCCCGGCGGGTCCACCAGGCCGGTGGTCCAGTACATCTTCGAAACCGGATTCACCGGCTACCGGCTGGGTTACTCCGCAGCCATCTCCTACATCTTCTTCGGGCTGATCGTGGTGGTTTCCGTCATGCAGTTCGTCATCACCCGCCGCAGGAGCGCATAG
- a CDS encoding LytR C-terminal domain-containing protein translates to MARRPKDVTHLHGHHVVTGEELRATFADDSGTPPSRFGRRLFHAIVLVLLVGVIAAGAVGAWAVMNGVVKVPTAVASKAPTSLCPGTTFDYVPNETVSLNVFNATSRSGLAGTVAEQFAARGHKVGAVDNSDTAYSGVGVVISGVKGQAAAFNIQRNLAGTDYYEDNREDESVDVILTPGYEGLVEPEQVDKTPGKLSCPREDLRIADNSKWPIIPTDPAGN, encoded by the coding sequence ATGGCTAGGCGTCCCAAGGATGTGACGCACCTCCATGGCCATCACGTGGTCACGGGCGAGGAACTTCGCGCCACGTTCGCCGACGACTCCGGGACGCCGCCCTCACGGTTCGGGAGGCGGCTTTTCCACGCGATCGTCCTGGTCCTCCTGGTGGGGGTCATCGCGGCCGGAGCCGTGGGCGCCTGGGCCGTCATGAACGGCGTGGTGAAAGTGCCCACCGCAGTAGCCAGCAAAGCTCCCACGAGCCTTTGCCCGGGAACCACCTTCGACTACGTTCCCAACGAAACCGTCAGCCTCAACGTCTTTAACGCCACGTCCCGCAGCGGACTGGCCGGCACGGTCGCGGAGCAATTCGCCGCACGCGGCCATAAAGTGGGCGCCGTGGACAACAGCGACACCGCCTATTCGGGAGTCGGCGTCGTCATATCCGGCGTCAAGGGCCAGGCGGCCGCCTTCAACATCCAGCGCAACCTCGCCGGTACCGACTACTACGAGGACAACCGTGAGGACGAGTCCGTGGACGTCATCCTCACCCCGGGCTACGAGGGCCTGGTTGAACCGGAACAGGTTGACAAGACGCCAGGCAAGCTCAGCTGCCCCCGTGAGGACCTCCGCATCGCGGACAATTCCAAGTGGCCCATCATCCCCACGGATCCCGCAGGCAACTAA
- a CDS encoding TetR/AcrR family transcriptional regulator has protein sequence MPRITAATNAAQRAETQRRILTAFGELLFTHGLPGLTMTDVARHAGVGRTAVYNYYADMEQLLIAYALDETERFIGDLRDSLAALDNPVDRLALYVRSQVEDLSRRHLPPGPAMAAVLSPASFAKLADHVGGLNILLEDILKDGVRQGYLPDVDVAQLARLIHGTLSASAARRNKTPDGDAPLPSPLTDVETATALTVRFIQLGAGAKFDDAGRPVRAAAAGTLQASDA, from the coding sequence ATGCCAAGGATCACGGCCGCCACGAACGCTGCCCAACGCGCCGAGACCCAACGTCGTATCCTCACAGCGTTCGGTGAGCTTCTGTTCACCCACGGCCTCCCCGGCCTGACCATGACCGACGTCGCCCGCCACGCAGGCGTGGGACGCACCGCGGTCTACAACTACTACGCGGACATGGAGCAACTGCTCATCGCGTACGCCTTGGACGAGACCGAACGTTTTATCGGGGACCTGCGCGATTCCCTGGCAGCCTTGGACAATCCGGTGGACCGGCTGGCCCTCTACGTCCGATCCCAGGTGGAGGACCTCAGCCGCCGCCACCTGCCGCCCGGGCCGGCGATGGCAGCTGTCCTATCCCCCGCTTCCTTCGCCAAACTCGCAGACCACGTCGGCGGGCTGAACATCCTCCTCGAAGACATCCTTAAGGACGGGGTCCGCCAGGGCTACCTCCCGGACGTGGACGTGGCGCAGCTGGCGCGCCTCATTCACGGCACCCTGTCCGCCAGCGCCGCACGACGCAACAAGACGCCCGACGGCGACGCGCCGCTGCCATCGCCGCTCACCGACGTCGAAACCGCCACAGCGCTCACCGTACGGTTCATCCAGCTGGGGGCTGGGGCGAAGTTCGACGACGCCGGCAGGCCAGTCCGGGCTGCCGCGGCGGGGACACTGCAGGCCAGCGACGCGTAG
- a CDS encoding extracellular solute-binding protein, whose product MKQFETAGRQVSRRQLLAGSAALGSLGLMAGLTGCGGAAQASQAREIGFWHLLSGGDGIKMQAMIAAANQANPGFRVHPTVLAWGPPYYTKLAMASAGGRPPELAIMHASRVPGYAPGGLIEPWDLDLLAENGVRPGDFAPRIWEKSQQDGKVFSIALDSHPFIMFYNTDVAGKAGLLETNGQLQQVSTPNDFKAMAREMQKVTKARGLSFGYLNLGSQMWRLFYTLYKQHGAEIVLTPGQEMQADRDAAIESLEFMASLFDDTIAAKSGDINTGIAEFVRGDSGMLFSGVWELPTMKKAKLPVDAATIPTLYGTPASYADSHSFVLPRQLTADADKRRDVYKFVSDILKGSLAWAEAGHIPAYQPVVQSPGYRQLSPQIHYANAADIITYDPESWFSGSGSDWQTYFAEHIQNVLLGRDKATTGWDGFVARTNDLLSRPNPV is encoded by the coding sequence GTGAAGCAATTCGAAACGGCCGGGAGACAGGTATCCAGGCGGCAACTATTAGCCGGATCCGCGGCCCTCGGCAGTCTGGGCCTGATGGCCGGGCTGACCGGCTGCGGCGGAGCGGCCCAGGCGTCCCAAGCGCGCGAGATCGGCTTCTGGCATCTGCTCTCCGGTGGTGATGGCATCAAAATGCAGGCGATGATCGCCGCTGCCAATCAAGCCAACCCGGGATTCAGGGTGCACCCCACCGTGCTGGCGTGGGGACCGCCCTACTACACCAAGCTGGCCATGGCCTCGGCGGGCGGAAGGCCGCCCGAACTCGCCATCATGCACGCGAGCCGCGTGCCCGGCTACGCGCCCGGCGGACTCATCGAACCGTGGGACCTGGACCTCCTCGCCGAAAACGGTGTGCGGCCCGGGGACTTCGCCCCGAGGATCTGGGAGAAGAGCCAGCAGGACGGCAAGGTGTTCTCCATCGCGCTGGATTCACACCCGTTCATCATGTTCTACAACACGGATGTGGCAGGCAAAGCCGGGTTGTTGGAAACGAACGGCCAGCTTCAGCAGGTGTCCACCCCCAACGATTTCAAGGCCATGGCCCGGGAGATGCAGAAAGTCACCAAGGCCCGTGGTTTGTCTTTCGGCTACCTCAACCTGGGCTCGCAGATGTGGCGCCTTTTCTACACCCTCTACAAGCAGCACGGGGCGGAGATCGTACTCACTCCGGGCCAGGAGATGCAGGCGGACCGGGATGCGGCCATCGAGTCCCTTGAGTTCATGGCGTCGCTCTTCGATGACACCATCGCGGCCAAGAGCGGTGATATCAATACGGGCATCGCCGAATTCGTCCGCGGCGATTCAGGCATGTTGTTCAGCGGAGTGTGGGAGCTCCCCACCATGAAGAAGGCCAAGCTGCCTGTGGACGCGGCAACCATCCCCACCCTGTACGGAACGCCGGCCTCGTACGCCGATTCCCACTCCTTCGTCCTTCCGCGGCAACTCACTGCAGACGCGGACAAGCGCCGCGATGTCTATAAGTTCGTCAGCGACATCCTCAAGGGCTCCCTCGCTTGGGCGGAGGCAGGGCATATTCCGGCGTACCAGCCAGTGGTCCAGTCGCCGGGCTACCGGCAGCTGTCGCCGCAAATCCACTACGCCAATGCCGCGGACATCATTACGTACGATCCGGAGTCGTGGTTCAGCGGGTCCGGCTCGGACTGGCAGACGTACTTTGCAGAACACATCCAGAACGTGCTTCTGGGCCGTGACAAGGCAACCACAGGTTGGGACGGCTTCGTAGCCCGCACCAACGATCTTCTCTCCCGTCCCAACCCGGTCTAA
- a CDS encoding alpha-N-arabinofuranosidase, whose product MSRARITLDRDFTVGEVPRRLFGSFVEHMGRCVYTGIYEPGHPEADEKGFRQDVLKLVKELGATVIRYPGGNFVSGYNWEDGIGPREDRPRRLDGAWHTVETNAFGLHEFVDWSRQAGTEIMEAINLGTKGVDAARQIVEYANHPGGSYWSDLRARNGHKDPFDIKLWCLGNEMDGPWQIGHKTAEEYGRLAQEAAKAMRFVDPTIELVACGSSNSGMPTFGAWEQTVLTHTYDEVDYVSLHAYYQEHDGDVGSFLASAVDTDYFIESVVATADAVRAKGKHKKHINLSFDEWNVWYQRGRDTEDQLSNIVKGPWVEHPRVIEDKYNVTDAVVVGTLLNSLLRHGDRVKIANQAQLVNVIAPIFSEANGPAWKQSIFHPFARMAELAKGQILQLSVNSDKYSNARFGDTDLVDVSATWNEETGRVALFFANRGLEEAADVEAALHGFDARQVLRAEVLEIPDGGDRFTINSQSQPDRVGLTPLEGVKASGSELRLTLPALSWAVVELEVAKA is encoded by the coding sequence ATGTCCCGCGCACGCATTACGCTCGATCGCGACTTCACCGTAGGCGAGGTACCCCGCCGGCTTTTCGGTTCTTTCGTGGAACACATGGGCCGCTGTGTCTACACCGGCATCTACGAACCCGGCCACCCGGAGGCAGATGAGAAGGGCTTCCGCCAGGATGTCCTCAAGCTCGTCAAGGAACTCGGTGCCACCGTGATCCGCTACCCAGGCGGCAACTTCGTCTCCGGTTATAACTGGGAAGACGGCATCGGCCCCCGGGAGGACCGGCCGCGCCGCCTGGACGGAGCCTGGCACACCGTGGAGACCAACGCATTCGGCCTCCACGAGTTCGTGGACTGGTCCCGGCAGGCCGGCACCGAAATCATGGAGGCCATCAACCTGGGGACCAAGGGAGTGGATGCTGCCCGCCAGATCGTGGAATACGCCAACCACCCCGGCGGCAGCTACTGGTCCGACCTCCGGGCCAGGAATGGCCACAAGGACCCGTTCGACATCAAGCTGTGGTGCCTCGGCAACGAGATGGACGGGCCGTGGCAGATCGGGCACAAGACCGCCGAGGAATATGGCCGGTTGGCACAGGAAGCTGCCAAAGCAATGCGCTTCGTGGATCCCACCATTGAGTTAGTGGCCTGCGGAAGTTCCAACTCCGGGATGCCCACGTTCGGAGCGTGGGAGCAAACGGTGCTCACCCACACCTATGACGAGGTGGACTACGTTTCCCTCCACGCCTACTACCAGGAGCACGACGGCGACGTCGGCAGCTTCCTCGCTTCCGCCGTCGACACCGACTACTTCATCGAGTCGGTGGTGGCGACCGCCGACGCTGTCCGGGCCAAGGGCAAGCACAAGAAGCACATCAACCTGTCCTTCGACGAGTGGAACGTCTGGTACCAGCGCGGCCGGGACACCGAGGACCAGTTGAGCAACATCGTCAAGGGCCCGTGGGTTGAACACCCGCGGGTGATCGAGGACAAGTACAACGTCACCGACGCCGTGGTGGTGGGGACTCTGCTGAACTCGTTGCTGCGGCACGGCGACCGCGTGAAGATCGCCAACCAGGCGCAGCTGGTCAACGTGATCGCGCCGATCTTCAGCGAGGCCAACGGACCGGCGTGGAAGCAGTCCATCTTCCACCCGTTCGCACGCATGGCCGAGCTGGCCAAGGGGCAGATCCTGCAGCTGTCCGTGAACTCGGACAAGTACTCGAACGCGCGTTTCGGCGACACCGACCTGGTGGACGTCAGCGCCACGTGGAACGAGGAAACGGGCCGGGTTGCCTTGTTCTTCGCCAACCGCGGACTGGAGGAGGCCGCCGACGTCGAGGCAGCCCTGCATGGTTTCGACGCCCGCCAGGTTCTTCGGGCCGAGGTCCTGGAAATACCCGACGGCGGGGACCGCTTCACCATCAACAGCCAGTCCCAGCCGGACCGGGTGGGGCTGACGCCACTGGAAGGCGTCAAGGCCTCCGGTTCCGAGCTGCGGCTGACGCTGCCCGCTTTGTCCTGGGCCGTCGTCGAACTCGAGGTGGCGAAAGCCTAG
- a CDS encoding carbohydrate ABC transporter permease, translating to MATTTLTRPAQHTGTTQDLRKPRRKLTVGRVAAIVVAAFIAVLWLIPFAWATVTAFKTETDASASKISWIPPSGFTVEAFAKVFQDGNIPLWTWNSLYTSAAITIITLVISALVAYALSRIDFKGKKLLMTVIIASIIIPPPVLIIPLFYQMLALKMIDTSWAIILPQVIHPAMVFVLKKFFDQIPRELEEAAVMDGASRLRIFMTIILPLSRPILAAVAIFTFIGAWNNFLWPFISTNDDSLLTLPVGLQTIKSAYGVQYAQNMASALLAALPLIVVFLFFQRQIIKGISTTGLAGT from the coding sequence ATGGCAACCACAACCCTCACCCGTCCCGCACAGCACACCGGAACCACCCAGGACCTTCGCAAGCCGCGCAGGAAACTGACGGTCGGCAGGGTGGCCGCGATCGTCGTCGCCGCCTTCATTGCCGTTCTCTGGCTTATTCCGTTCGCTTGGGCCACCGTCACCGCTTTCAAGACCGAGACGGACGCTTCGGCGTCGAAGATCAGCTGGATACCGCCGTCGGGCTTCACGGTCGAGGCGTTCGCCAAAGTCTTCCAGGACGGCAACATTCCGCTGTGGACGTGGAACTCGCTCTACACCTCGGCAGCCATCACGATCATCACTCTGGTGATCTCGGCGCTGGTTGCCTACGCCCTGTCCAGGATCGACTTCAAAGGCAAGAAGCTGCTGATGACGGTCATCATCGCGTCCATCATCATCCCGCCGCCGGTCCTGATCATCCCGCTTTTCTACCAGATGCTTGCGTTGAAGATGATCGATACGTCGTGGGCCATCATCCTGCCGCAGGTCATCCATCCCGCCATGGTGTTCGTGCTGAAGAAGTTCTTCGACCAGATCCCGCGGGAACTCGAAGAGGCGGCCGTGATGGACGGGGCCAGCCGGCTCCGGATCTTCATGACGATCATCCTGCCGTTGTCCCGGCCCATCCTGGCTGCCGTCGCTATCTTCACGTTTATCGGTGCCTGGAACAACTTCCTGTGGCCGTTCATCTCCACCAACGACGATTCGCTGCTGACCCTCCCCGTGGGCCTTCAAACCATCAAGAGCGCCTATGGCGTGCAGTACGCGCAGAACATGGCGTCCGCGCTGCTCGCGGCGCTGCCGCTGATCGTCGTGTTCCTCTTCTTTCAGCGGCAGATCATCAAGGGCATCTCAACGACCGGACTCGCCGGAACCTGA